The genomic region CAAATGCTGCGAAAATGATTTGTACTGACAATCATACAGAGAGTTCAAAAACTCAGACAAGTACGGGATTTTCCCAACCACAGTTAATATCTCTGGAGCATCCACCACCTGTGAAACAGTGGTTGAAATTAGAACTCACATATGGATAGCTAATACCTAAGCTGCTACAAACATATAAACCATGCATAACAGTGAAATATCACATAATTGACACACCTTATCAAGTATTCCATCGATTGCGAAACCACCAATAGTTGCAATAGAAACAAAGACACTAAATTATCACTCATCTAAAGCCCTAATTCTGAACACTAATCAATAGTGAAATTTACCAAACCATACAAACTCAAAATACGAACTCACTTTTCATCAAGCTTCTTGAGCTCCACTTGTATCTTGGCCTTTTTCATGGAGTCCAGAACGCCCTGGTCCATCTCCAGCACCGATTCCGAAACTAGAGTTTCAATGCAGTTACGCAAACGGTAAATTAAGCTTCGTAAAAGCAAAAACCAGGAGGCACTGTAATAGTGTGATATTAACCTGAAATGTCTCAATTGCCCCACGCattctattatttatttatttatggatACGTTTCCTGACGTTTCCGACTCCTGGCCGCGGAAATTCAATGGGGAGGAGAAAACCTAGCAGCGATGGACCCATTAACATCGACTCCGACTCGAAACCCGAACCCGAATCCGACTTGAAATGCTCGGTTTCAGGTGAGTTTCTTCACGACACTGACAATTACTCTTGCTTTTTTCTGCATTGTACTGATCaaaaattagtttttattttttattttttaaatttggggttaaagattgaaactttacTGATCATATAATGGGATGAGGAGAGTGAAGAAAACTAAATTACTGTTGGCTTTAAAGTTTTTactaaaactagaaaattGAAGGAAATTCACTGTAAACAAATGAACACAAAGGCTTATGTTGAATGAGGGAAAATGTGTCATGTATTACTTGAGCAGCTGAGCTTCACTCTCATATATATCTGTTAAACCCTCAAATTAGATTTGGAGTGGAATGGTGAAAGATTGACATTTATAGGGAatgcattttttatttctgtatTGAATGCTGATGTACTGCTTTGTATGATCAACTTTGGTAAGAAATGTGATGTGATGTGATAGTAGAGTGTTCTATACTGCAACAGGGATTTACAATATTGATGAAATGTCAAAGCATCGAACATGTTGGATGCATGTGTTAGCATTTTCGAAAGCTCAAAGACAGAGCTTGGGTTTGAGAGAAACTGAAGAGATTAAGAAGATATCCCCATGCTTTTTAACTTCATGTCCTCATCGCCGGAGATCAGTGAGGAGTTTTAAAACAAAGTATGTCAACCTTGAAGTATCAAGAAAGACGCAGAACCAAGAATCTAAAGCGTGTGCTgtatcaagaagaaaaccagTGCTAGTCTCTCGAGGTTGTAGAGTGTCAAGGAGAAAACAGGAGCTAGACTCTGGAACCTTTCAGTGCTACTTTGAGTGAGTGCAACATTTGAGTGATCTGCTGTGAAAAAGTTGGTTTCGATTTACTGCATGGGATTAGAAATTTGCTTGAAATGTGCAGGTCCTTATGGAAGAGCTTTTCTGAGGACAAGAAGACTTCTTTCACATACCTTGACTGCATATGGTTTTCCTTGTATATAAAACCAACCACCAAAGACAAGGTGCTAACCTGGATTAAGAAGAAGCATATTTTCTCAAAGAAATATGTTTTTGTTCCTATTGTTTGCTGGTAACTTTCTTTCCTTCCTTCTTCTAAGATTGTTTTGGTCAATAAACGATTGGAGTTATGATATTCTCTTTCCTGAAATGTCACCATCTGGTTAATTAGGAGCCACTGGAACCTACTAATATTGTGTCATTTTGGTGAGAATCTTGAATCGAAGACCCAAAGACCATGCATGCTGTTGCTTGATTCTCTTGAAATGGCAGATCCCAGGAGGCTGGAACCAGATATAAGAAAGTATGTTTTTCTATGGGAAAACTCGTCCCCTTCTTTCCTTGTCATAGTTTGATTATACATTGCCTCTAATTCTAcatgttcttttctttattattgttttcagATTTGTAGTGGACATCTTTAGAGAAGAGGGTAGGCCTGAGAATATGGatcttttgagaaaaattcCTCTTTTGGTACCTAAGGTAACCTAAACATAGTCTCTTTCTGATTCACTACATTCACCTTAAAAATGTACTAAAAGTGGAAATGATTCAGGTGCCTCAGCAGAGAAATGATCAAGAATGTGGCAATTTTGTTCTCTACttcattaatttgtttatggAGAGTGCTCCGCAGACTTTTAGCATGGAGGAGTACCCTTACTTTGTAAGTTATCTCCAAGTATCAGATGTCTATTCTATGATGCAATGTCAGTGTTCTTATATTTAGTGACTTTGTCTTTTATtgcagatgaagaaaaactgGTTTGCATATGAAAGCTTGGATTGCTTCTGCCAGGACATCTATTCATCAGCAAAGTGATGTTCCCAGAAATGTGCATATTTTTAGATTGGCCTGAAGTGTCTCGATTGCGACAAACTGCACCAGCCACCAGGCTAAACCATATCTCAGTTAATATTTTGGTTCATGGGAAAGAGAATCCTTAATTTTAGAAGTTGACTAGGTTTTCGGCCGGTCTGATTGTCATTGTTGAGTTACCAACTCGGTTGTGAGCCAGAAGTAATAACATCTACAACCTGTGCAAGTTTACAATGCTTTCTCTATcctccaaaatctcaaatccaAAGACTTTACATTGCTTTCTTTATCTTTCAAAATCCCAAATGCAAAGACTCTTTACAAATGCAGGCCAAACAGATACATAATGGGGATGAAGTCTGAAAAGTCTAAACTCACCAAGCACCATGGGACAACAGGATTTATCACCAAACTTCTAGCTCAACAGACAAAAGGCACataactaaaaaaagaaggatAGAAGGCACGTTGCATCATATGCCGTCCTCCACCAAGTTTGAGACTCATTAGTATAAAATGAAGATCACGAAATTAAGCACAGTTAATTTGATGTCCTCCTCAAATTAGGATTCAGATCAGATGGAAGCAAATTTTGTCTAAGCCTGTTAAATTACAATCACCGTGAgtatataacaacaaaaattgtGACATAAGGAATTTCCGGTTAGGCTGCACTTGTTGCTTCGTCAGTACTAATATCAATTAAAGATCATCTCATATCAATTATAAGGAAGGTCTACTTCATAGAAGTCCCAGTTATCATCATTGTCACTGTCCTCTTTCCTCTTGGGTTCGTTGTCCTTCTCGGGTTTTTGCTGTTTGAACTGGTTCCGATATCTTGATTGCGAAGACCTGACATAGAGAACAATGATTAATCATCACTGTTGGAGATAGGATTCCCTCAGAACACAAAGCAATTGAGCAAGCAACATTACACATAAATGGAGCAAAGCTGACTAGCCCACATTACAGTACGTGTGGCTGCAACCATGCATAACTAGAACAAACAAATATAGCCTCTAAAGGAACCCTCAAAGATAAATCTCCCACAAAGGAACCTGAGCAATGAAGATAAATCTTTGAAAAAGTATGATGAAATAAGTAGAGAAATGGTTGTTCTGTACTAGCTAGATTGAGATGAAAAACATACGCACACAACTCTTTCAGATAAGCAACTAAGCAAGCTGAATTGAATCAAACTAGATAGCATTTTCTATGTACAAATTCAGTAGATAAGAGAACATGAACCAAGCAAGATGTGCAGAAATGAAGAACATTCACAAACACTTTACGAAATGAGAATCACAAGAGCTCAATAAAAACTAACTACGCACTTATACTACTTCAATTCTACTTCAGAATTCCACAACAACCCTGTTAGATATGTAGCAGTTCCTAATTTTTCTCAATTGTAAACTAGCAATATCAACTAGTATTAAGCATAACATCATTAGAAAACATACCCAAAATGCAATATTAAGAGCACAATTAAAACGAGTCAGACAGATCAAACCTTTGGGGGTAATTGTTCTTATTCTTGTTCCTTCTAGCTGCCTGCCTagcctttctcttcttctttttcttggaaaTGAAGCcagctctcttcttcttgtcctGGCTGTTCTCGAAAAACCTCCTCTTCTTGCACTCACGGAACACGCCGGCCCTGATGACCTCACGCCTGAACCGGTTGATCAGCCACTCCTCCGGCTCGTTTTCCTGGACCGTCACCTGGGCGTTGAACCC from Fragaria vesca subsp. vesca unplaced genomic scaffold, FraVesHawaii_1.0 scf0513067, whole genome shotgun sequence harbors:
- the LOC101305332 gene encoding uncharacterized protein LOC101305332, with the translated sequence MGRRKPSSDGPINIDSDSKPEPESDLKCSVSGIYNIDEMSKHRTCWMHVLAFSKAQRQSLGLRETEEIKKISPCFLTSCPHRRRSVRSFKTKYVNLEVSRKTQNQESKACAVSRRKPVLVSRGCRVSRRKQELDSGTFQCYFESLWKSFSEDKKTSFTYLDCIWFSLYIKPTTKDKVLTWIKKKHIFSKKYVFVPIVCWSHWNLLILCHFGENLESKTQRPCMLLLDSLEMADPRRLEPDIRKFVVDIFREEGRPENMDLLRKIPLLVPKVPQQRNDQECGNFVLYFINLFMESAPQTFSMEEYPYFMKKNWFAYESLDCFCQDIYSSAK